A window of the Desulforapulum autotrophicum HRM2 genome harbors these coding sequences:
- a CDS encoding HEAT repeat domain-containing protein, with protein MDNFTARFNDSLKSSNLKGAKHILANLPGEPDRVCREVFQRLVLVPEDTAWELLMFLSEISFRTPDIRGRLFKVIQNRAELNFQFLPILYRAGTQKIIQESTPLMKQVLSNEIDTGILMETIRAVGKYKITALVDEISEYIYFDNEELKTHTIQALERIGTPRALRLLENAATTVKCDPSILDAISILKSSPDLVQKVAPPRNKDCNKADICRELESTDLETRFNAFTRLQVLDGESIHWLKQNLLSTNHDLVINTIEIIGTTISTTMVPPLYRLLADKTIPNTIRFAAYEALGAFPEFIEPAPFLLDDMDAPALHLRMAAINLLDKTPTDLVLSEIKNRIETGRKKGEMLAETILDIKAGNIIESLMVSDTFAYIASNYLLKQAAISPLQGYIDILMGRGLTATASKFSLTLERRLKENRPTALVLGRSKTVLAVYEKLLYRKGYAPLLFLSCQDALKSIAEAAPELIVSDLFLNGTTFVEFALQIQKHYLPRELTFVISTLQQAFMGNKLGSLCAGIGVQEIFEFPAGPKHIPSPW; from the coding sequence ATGGACAATTTTACTGCCCGGTTCAACGACAGTTTAAAGTCGTCCAACCTCAAGGGTGCAAAACATATCCTGGCAAATCTTCCCGGTGAACCGGACAGGGTGTGCCGGGAAGTGTTTCAAAGGCTCGTACTTGTGCCGGAGGATACGGCCTGGGAACTTCTGATGTTTCTATCAGAAATCAGCTTTAGAACACCTGATATCCGTGGGAGGCTATTTAAAGTCATCCAGAACAGGGCAGAACTCAACTTCCAGTTTCTGCCCATTCTCTACCGGGCCGGAACCCAGAAAATAATCCAAGAATCCACTCCCCTCATGAAACAGGTTCTTTCCAATGAAATAGATACAGGCATCCTCATGGAAACCATCCGGGCCGTGGGAAAATATAAAATTACAGCGCTTGTGGATGAGATCAGCGAATATATCTACTTTGATAATGAGGAACTCAAGACACATACGATTCAGGCCCTTGAACGTATTGGAACCCCCAGGGCACTCAGGCTTTTGGAAAATGCGGCCACAACGGTCAAATGCGACCCGAGCATCCTTGATGCAATTTCTATTTTAAAGTCATCCCCAGACTTGGTCCAGAAAGTAGCACCCCCCAGAAACAAAGACTGCAACAAAGCGGATATTTGCAGAGAACTTGAATCCACGGACCTTGAGACCCGGTTCAATGCCTTTACAAGACTTCAAGTCCTTGACGGAGAAAGTATCCATTGGTTGAAGCAAAATCTTTTGTCGACCAACCATGATCTGGTCATTAACACCATTGAGATAATTGGAACGACCATTTCAACGACAATGGTCCCTCCCCTCTATCGTCTGCTTGCCGATAAAACAATTCCAAACACCATTAGATTTGCCGCCTACGAGGCCCTGGGAGCCTTTCCAGAATTTATTGAACCGGCACCTTTCCTGTTGGACGATATGGATGCCCCTGCCCTCCACCTTCGCATGGCTGCCATCAACCTGCTTGATAAAACCCCCACGGACCTTGTCCTGTCCGAGATTAAGAACCGAATAGAAACGGGAAGAAAAAAGGGGGAAATGCTTGCAGAGACCATACTGGACATCAAGGCCGGAAACATCATTGAGTCTTTGATGGTCTCGGACACCTTTGCCTATATTGCCTCAAACTACCTGTTAAAACAGGCAGCAATCTCTCCCCTCCAGGGTTATATTGACATACTCATGGGCCGGGGATTAACGGCCACAGCAAGTAAATTCAGCCTCACCCTTGAACGAAGATTAAAAGAGAACCGACCCACTGCCCTTGTCCTTGGCAGATCGAAAACCGTACTGGCCGTTTATGAAAAACTGCTCTACCGGAAGGGATATGCACCCCTGCTCTTTTTGTCCTGCCAGGATGCATTAAAAAGCATTGCTGAAGCAGCACCTGAACTCATTGTCTCCGACCTTTTTCTCAACGGGACCACCTTTGTTGAATTTGCCCTGCAAATTCAAAAACACTATCTGCCAAGGGAGCTTACCTTTGTCATCTCAACCCTTCAACAGGCATTCATGGGCAACAAACTTGGGAGTCTTTGCGCCGGAATCGGAGTCCAGGAAATCTTTGAATTTCCGGCAGGGCCCAAACATATTCCCTCCCCCTGGTGA
- a CDS encoding ATP-grasp domain-containing protein, with the protein MIALGARLKGSQVVKTLGFKPNFCDYTHGEMDLIRRADTIYWPTAFYAGLFSAMNKKIFPSVNNYDFALDKIKQTAMFKLLDLPHPRTKLFYGKTQKQRITDLFKFPFIAKIPRGSSRGKGVFLIKGQNDLITYLKIPGPAYIQEYIPTQRDMRILIIGREIVLAFWRTAADNEFRTNLSQGGKISFSNLPSQALELALQTARCCNWNDVGIDIMEHQGKPMVIEANMKYGTQGFKAAGIDYQKLLERLILTGKI; encoded by the coding sequence TTGATTGCCCTTGGCGCCCGCCTCAAGGGAAGCCAGGTGGTCAAGACCCTTGGATTTAAGCCTAACTTCTGCGATTATACCCATGGGGAGATGGATCTCATTCGTCGTGCCGATACCATTTACTGGCCCACGGCCTTTTATGCAGGTCTGTTCAGTGCCATGAACAAAAAAATTTTCCCCAGCGTTAACAACTACGATTTTGCCCTTGACAAGATCAAGCAGACTGCCATGTTCAAACTCCTTGATCTCCCCCATCCCCGGACAAAACTTTTTTATGGAAAGACCCAGAAGCAGCGTATCACCGATCTTTTCAAGTTTCCCTTTATTGCTAAAATCCCAAGGGGATCATCCAGGGGAAAGGGCGTGTTTCTCATTAAAGGGCAAAACGATCTTATCACCTATTTAAAGATTCCTGGCCCGGCCTATATCCAGGAGTACATTCCAACCCAACGAGACATGAGAATCCTCATCATCGGCAGGGAAATCGTTCTTGCCTTCTGGCGCACGGCAGCCGACAACGAGTTTCGAACCAACCTCTCCCAGGGAGGAAAAATTAGTTTTTCCAATCTCCCCAGTCAGGCCCTGGAACTCGCCCTTCAAACGGCCAGATGCTGCAACTGGAACGACGTGGGGATCGACATCATGGAGCACCAGGGAAAACCCATGGTGATCGAGGCCAACATGAAATACGGAACCCAGGGCTTTAAAGCCGCTGGAATCGATTACCAAAAACTGCTCGAACGTCTCATCCTCACTGGAAAAATTTAG
- a CDS encoding biotin--[acetyl-CoA-carboxylase] ligase, with protein MKDKVLMHLAWANDKFVSGVEMSNALDISRVAVWKHIKTLVNEGYDIESSPRGYGLATCRDLVRFSLERTTENILFSPSIDSTMDEARRLAREGVPHFTVVIAEQQTKGRGRLNRAWSSQKGGLWFTIILRPDLPPQLSFKVNFAASLCLAKTLNQLFNINAKVKWPNDILINNQKLVGLLSEMETRGDMISFVNVGIGINVNNQPEKEQPNAVSISTLLGQKVSRTKILAAFLDRFQRTLDNILERNIIELWKEQTATIGRQVRIETFKDHFQGLALDVDDTGALILMDEDHTTRRVIYGDCFYQETQS; from the coding sequence ATGAAGGATAAAGTTTTAATGCATCTGGCCTGGGCCAACGACAAATTTGTCTCAGGCGTTGAAATGAGCAACGCCCTCGACATCTCCAGGGTGGCCGTTTGGAAACACATTAAAACCCTTGTAAACGAAGGGTATGACATTGAATCCTCCCCCAGGGGATATGGTTTAGCGACCTGTCGTGACCTTGTCCGTTTCAGCCTTGAGCGAACCACAGAAAACATCCTTTTTTCCCCCAGCATTGACTCCACCATGGACGAGGCAAGGCGCCTTGCAAGGGAGGGGGTCCCCCATTTTACAGTGGTGATTGCTGAACAGCAGACAAAAGGAAGGGGAAGACTCAACCGCGCCTGGTCCTCCCAGAAGGGGGGACTGTGGTTCACCATCATCCTCAGGCCGGATCTGCCCCCCCAGTTAAGTTTTAAGGTCAATTTTGCCGCATCCCTGTGCCTTGCCAAGACATTGAACCAACTATTTAACATCAACGCAAAGGTCAAATGGCCCAATGATATTCTGATCAACAACCAGAAACTTGTGGGCCTTTTGTCCGAGATGGAGACCCGGGGAGACATGATCTCGTTTGTCAACGTCGGCATCGGAATCAATGTCAACAACCAGCCCGAAAAGGAACAGCCCAATGCCGTCTCCATTTCAACCCTTCTAGGCCAAAAGGTATCAAGGACAAAAATTCTGGCGGCATTTCTTGACCGGTTCCAAAGGACCCTTGACAATATCCTTGAACGAAACATCATTGAATTGTGGAAAGAGCAGACTGCAACCATTGGACGACAGGTCAGGATCGAGACCTTCAAAGATCATTTCCAGGGACTGGCCCTTGATGTGGATGACACAGGCGCCCTTATCCTCATGGACGAGGACCATACCACAAGACGGGTGATTTACGGAGACTGCTTTTACCAGGAGACCCAATCATGA
- a CDS encoding biotin transporter BioY, with product MNSNDQLRKTVYAALFAALIAAGAFIAIPVGPVPIVLQNLFVLLAGLILGPRWGVYSVALYLLMGGFGFPVFAGGTGGIGRLFGPTGGYLIGYLPAVFVAGLVSHQLKKTRTGDAVAMVAGSVIVYVSGVPWLKFATGMAWDKAFMAGMVPFIPGDLIKIGAAIFAARIIRQVVK from the coding sequence ATGAATTCCAACGACCAGCTCAGAAAAACCGTGTACGCCGCCCTGTTTGCGGCCCTCATTGCCGCGGGTGCCTTTATTGCCATCCCTGTGGGTCCTGTCCCCATTGTGCTCCAGAATCTTTTTGTCCTGCTTGCCGGTTTGATCCTTGGCCCCCGCTGGGGGGTCTACAGCGTGGCCCTATACCTGCTCATGGGCGGATTCGGATTTCCCGTGTTTGCCGGGGGAACCGGGGGCATCGGGCGGCTTTTCGGACCCACCGGTGGGTATCTGATTGGTTATCTGCCAGCAGTTTTTGTTGCAGGCCTTGTTTCACATCAACTCAAAAAAACCCGAACCGGTGATGCAGTCGCCATGGTTGCAGGGTCTGTCATTGTCTATGTGTCTGGTGTTCCCTGGCTTAAATTTGCCACGGGTATGGCCTGGGACAAGGCATTCATGGCTGGTATGGTTCCGTTTATTCCAGGTGATCTGATTAAAATCGGTGCCGCAATCTTTGCCGCCCGAATCATAAGACAGGTGGTGAAATGA
- a CDS encoding energy-coupling factor ABC transporter ATP-binding protein codes for MKEHPLIEIDQLCHDYDGKGNGIKGISLQIFRQEFILVAGRNGSGKSTLFRHLNALLMPTTGEVRVNNISTRTNPLSATKSVGLVFQDADTQIVGETAWDDIAFGPENLKLSREKIHDRVESALEALGLETLGDRNPASLSGGEKRRLAIAGVMAMAPEVLVLDEPFSNLDHAGTLDLIACIEKLHRSGCTIILSTHEIEKVFTLATRMIILDQGKLVADDTPHLLLKQLETFGVREPCASRLGLEVLPWAE; via the coding sequence ATGAAAGAACATCCCCTGATTGAGATCGATCAGCTCTGCCACGATTACGACGGCAAGGGCAACGGAATCAAAGGTATCAGCCTCCAAATCTTCAGACAGGAGTTTATTTTGGTGGCCGGCCGGAACGGTTCAGGTAAAAGCACCCTGTTCCGACATCTTAACGCCCTTTTGATGCCGACCACAGGAGAGGTACGCGTCAACAACATCTCTACACGCACCAACCCCCTTTCAGCCACAAAAAGCGTTGGCCTTGTTTTCCAGGACGCCGATACTCAAATTGTGGGGGAGACAGCTTGGGATGATATTGCCTTTGGACCGGAAAACCTGAAGCTCTCCCGGGAAAAAATCCACGACCGGGTAGAATCCGCCCTTGAAGCCCTTGGCCTTGAGACCCTGGGAGATCGAAATCCCGCATCCCTTTCGGGTGGGGAAAAACGCCGCCTTGCCATTGCCGGGGTCATGGCCATGGCACCCGAGGTGCTGGTGCTGGACGAACCTTTTTCCAACCTTGACCATGCAGGCACCCTTGACCTGATCGCCTGCATTGAGAAACTTCACCGTTCGGGCTGCACAATCATTCTTTCCACCCATGAGATTGAAAAGGTGTTTACCCTGGCAACCCGGATGATCATCCTTGATCAAGGCAAATTAGTTGCAGACGACACCCCGCACCTTCTCCTCAAACAGCTTGAAACCTTTGGCGTGAGGGAACCCTGCGCCTCACGCCTTGGCCTGGAGGTTCTGCCTTGGGCCGAGTGA
- a CDS encoding energy-coupling factor transporter transmembrane component T family protein: MNAFAYVASDAFPNGLDVRYKLFCMSFMGIATLQGGLLVLALNSAIVLGLTASLKFKPLPFLTQLKPFFLLLTLVFVSQSITTPGQTVMEVWGITATRPGIIAGAFISWRFLIVMILGIVFSKSTKPSQVKGAVQWFLKPIPLVPQARVAVMVSLFLRFLPLIVKQASEVSQAQQARCSALQKNPFKRTINLSIPLLKKTFQSADQLAIAMAARCYNDDRTDPVFFSSSYDTKALGVCLFVLGLSFLA; the protein is encoded by the coding sequence GTGAACGCCTTTGCCTATGTAGCATCAGACGCCTTTCCCAATGGTCTTGATGTCCGTTATAAACTCTTCTGCATGAGCTTCATGGGCATTGCAACCCTCCAGGGCGGTCTACTGGTTCTTGCACTGAACTCGGCCATTGTCCTTGGATTGACAGCCTCCCTCAAGTTCAAGCCCCTCCCCTTTTTAACCCAATTAAAACCCTTTTTTTTACTACTGACCCTTGTTTTTGTCTCACAGTCCATCACCACCCCCGGACAGACAGTTATGGAGGTCTGGGGAATAACGGCAACCCGCCCGGGAATAATTGCCGGGGCCTTTATCTCGTGGCGGTTTCTGATTGTAATGATCCTGGGTATCGTGTTTTCAAAAAGCACAAAACCCTCCCAGGTCAAGGGCGCTGTCCAGTGGTTCCTCAAACCCATTCCCCTTGTTCCACAGGCCAGGGTTGCCGTGATGGTCAGCCTGTTTTTAAGGTTTTTGCCCCTGATTGTCAAACAGGCGTCGGAAGTCTCCCAGGCCCAGCAGGCACGCTGTTCTGCGCTTCAAAAGAATCCATTCAAACGCACGATCAACCTTTCCATACCACTTTTAAAAAAAACCTTTCAATCGGCAGACCAACTCGCCATTGCCATGGCAGCAAGGTGTTACAATGACGATCGAACCGATCCTGTGTTTTTTTCTTCAAGTTACGACACCAAAGCCCTTGGGGTTTGCCTGTTTGTTCTGGGTTTGTCCTTTCTGGCCTGA
- a CDS encoding bifunctional riboflavin kinase/FAD synthetase: MELIEDLKFIKTPFNKAVITIGNFDGVHKGHQAIFHQVIEKAEEIGGTSVVMTFDPHPLKVLGHNGPPLITRKDQKIELISATGIDKILCLPFTREFAAISAQEFIKDLLINQLGMKAIVVGLDYSFGRNREGNLELMQKAGKQLGFEVLIADWINDTETGSERISSTRIRELVMEGRVDETPKFLGRFYQIRGKVVKGRQRGGSKLGFPTANIKLHDELSPKMGVYAVTVETQTGKFKGVANIGYSPTFDDHIFTIEVHLLDFAGDLYNTRIRINMIKRLRDEKKFSNLEELSNQIRNDIQLAREILA, from the coding sequence ATGGAACTGATAGAAGACCTTAAATTTATAAAAACCCCTTTTAATAAGGCTGTCATCACCATTGGCAATTTTGACGGGGTTCACAAGGGCCACCAGGCCATTTTTCACCAGGTCATAGAAAAGGCCGAGGAGATCGGCGGCACTTCGGTCGTCATGACCTTTGATCCCCATCCCTTAAAGGTGCTGGGGCACAACGGGCCACCCTTGATTACGCGAAAAGACCAGAAGATAGAACTGATCTCGGCAACCGGCATTGACAAGATTCTCTGCCTTCCCTTTACCCGGGAATTTGCAGCAATTTCAGCCCAGGAATTTATAAAGGACCTTCTTATCAATCAACTGGGCATGAAGGCCATTGTGGTGGGGTTGGATTACTCGTTTGGACGAAACCGGGAGGGTAACCTTGAACTCATGCAAAAGGCAGGAAAGCAACTTGGATTTGAGGTCCTCATTGCCGACTGGATCAATGACACTGAAACCGGAAGTGAAAGAATCAGCAGCACAAGAATCAGGGAGCTTGTCATGGAAGGCCGGGTGGATGAAACACCCAAATTCCTTGGCAGATTCTACCAGATCAGGGGCAAGGTGGTAAAGGGTCGTCAACGGGGAGGCAGCAAGCTAGGTTTTCCCACGGCAAACATCAAACTCCACGATGAACTCAGCCCCAAGATGGGGGTCTACGCAGTCACCGTCGAAACGCAAACCGGCAAATTCAAGGGGGTTGCAAACATCGGATACAGCCCAACCTTTGACGACCATATTTTTACCATTGAGGTTCACCTTCTGGATTTTGCAGGAGATCTATACAATACCAGGATCCGGATCAATATGATAAAAAGACTCAGGGATGAAAAAAAATTCTCAAATCTTGAAGAACTTTCAAACCAGATTCGAAACGACATTCAACTGGCAAGGGAGATCCTTGCCTAA
- the def gene encoding peptide deformylase: MALLEIYQYPAAVLLKKALQVETIDDTVIKLVNDMGETMFEAPGVGLAAPQVGQSRRIIVYNPQAGSSNANEDTKEFKALINPEIIASSGSIVSENEACLSVPDYSCNVKRFETVTVRGLNLEGKKLEFDAQGLLAVIMQHEIDHLDGILYIDRISTLKRNMYKKKVRKGLTNH; this comes from the coding sequence ATGGCTTTACTTGAAATTTATCAGTACCCTGCAGCAGTTCTGCTTAAAAAAGCGTTGCAGGTTGAGACCATAGACGACACCGTGATCAAACTTGTGAACGATATGGGCGAGACCATGTTTGAGGCTCCGGGTGTCGGCCTTGCAGCCCCCCAGGTGGGACAATCCCGAAGGATTATCGTATATAACCCCCAGGCGGGGAGTTCCAATGCCAATGAGGATACAAAAGAATTCAAGGCACTTATCAACCCAGAGATTATTGCATCATCGGGCAGCATCGTGTCTGAAAACGAAGCCTGCCTGAGCGTGCCAGATTACAGCTGTAATGTGAAACGATTTGAAACCGTTACAGTCAGGGGCTTAAACCTTGAAGGCAAAAAACTTGAATTTGATGCCCAGGGCCTTTTGGCCGTGATCATGCAGCATGAAATTGATCACCTGGATGGTATTCTCTACATCGACAGGATCAGTACTCTTAAGCGAAATATGTACAAAAAAAAGGTGAGAAAGGGGCTGACCAACCATTGA
- the fmt gene encoding methionyl-tRNA formyltransferase — translation MKKPFKIVFMGTPDFSVPPLLALAKAGHEILLVITQPDRPKGRGKKMVPPPVKVAAQELGLRVIQPEKMGTPGIKETLLALKPDLFVVVAFGHKLSQDILDIPAINPINIHASLLPAHRGSSPIQAALLNQDQETGVTTMFMDKNLDTGDMLLRSVTPIQVSDTAQDLHDRLSAMGADLIVKTLDALADDQLTPIPQDHALATHAPMLKKSDGRIDWTLSPEKISAHVRAMTPWPGAFTHLNGQRLKIFRVTCHTTPTRAEPGTVLDCDDQGILVAAGNGTVSIVELQGASGKRLTAADFLRGKPVKPGVVLHG, via the coding sequence TTGAAAAAACCATTTAAAATAGTGTTCATGGGAACCCCTGACTTTTCCGTGCCCCCCCTTTTGGCACTGGCAAAAGCGGGTCATGAAATTCTGCTGGTAATCACCCAGCCGGACCGACCCAAGGGACGGGGGAAAAAAATGGTGCCGCCGCCGGTCAAGGTAGCGGCCCAGGAACTGGGGCTAAGGGTGATCCAGCCGGAGAAAATGGGCACCCCTGGGATCAAAGAGACCCTTTTGGCCCTTAAACCAGATCTCTTTGTGGTGGTGGCCTTTGGTCACAAACTCTCCCAGGATATCCTGGACATCCCGGCCATTAATCCCATTAACATCCACGCCTCCCTGCTTCCAGCCCACAGGGGGTCGTCTCCAATCCAGGCCGCACTGCTCAACCAGGATCAAGAAACCGGTGTGACCACCATGTTCATGGATAAGAATCTTGACACAGGAGATATGCTTCTCAGGTCTGTCACGCCAATCCAGGTGTCAGATACCGCCCAGGATCTCCACGACCGGCTATCCGCCATGGGCGCAGATCTCATCGTCAAGACCCTGGATGCACTGGCAGATGACCAACTCACCCCCATCCCCCAGGACCATGCCCTTGCCACCCATGCGCCCATGCTGAAAAAATCCGACGGCAGGATCGACTGGACCCTGTCGCCGGAAAAAATCTCAGCCCATGTAAGGGCAATGACCCCCTGGCCGGGTGCTTTTACCCATTTAAACGGTCAACGCCTGAAGATTTTTCGGGTAACCTGTCACACGACTCCTACCAGGGCCGAACCTGGAACCGTACTTGACTGTGATGACCAGGGGATCCTTGTGGCTGCAGGCAATGGAACCGTTTCCATTGTTGAACTCCAGGGGGCCTCAGGAAAACGGCTCACAGCCGCTGATTTCCTCAGGGGAAAACCCGTTAAACCGGGCGTGGTGCTCCATGGTTGA
- the rsmB gene encoding 16S rRNA (cytosine(967)-C(5))-methyltransferase RsmB — MVEKRRPIKTEPIKDPRFLALTILIENESSKFTLDKILERYSAQLESLAHRDRALANAIIYGTLRWKEHLDWLITPFSKRPLDQIEPAICYTLRTALYQTVFMDKIPVSAAVNTAVNAAKKLSNTGAAGFVNAVLRKATTRYMDVAMPDSKKDPALFISKSQSIPLWLSRRWIRRFGLDASIALLDAINTIPPITLRANTLRTDRASLATALEPHVETIVPTFHTPDGLSVTRPRTPLHLTTAFKEGLFQVQDEATQIVTTLLAPQPGERILDACAGLGGKTGHMGQIMNNQGKIEAWDLDARKLAVLGNEMKRLGITNVTTKQMDALDIDPAECNTPFDRVLVDAPCTGLGVLRRNPDARWRRTLGDIKRLADLQKRILNNLADLVKPGGILVYAVCSCEPEENEGVIDWFLNNQKSFALVPQSHDLASQDGIFKTYPHPLGMDGFFAATMKKN, encoded by the coding sequence ATGGTTGAAAAAAGACGCCCTATAAAAACAGAACCGATCAAGGACCCAAGATTTCTGGCCCTGACCATTCTCATTGAAAACGAAAGTTCAAAATTCACTCTGGACAAAATCCTTGAACGTTATTCAGCCCAGCTTGAATCCCTCGCACATCGGGACAGAGCCCTTGCCAATGCCATTATTTACGGCACCCTCAGGTGGAAAGAGCACCTTGACTGGCTGATCACTCCTTTTTCAAAAAGACCCCTTGACCAGATCGAACCAGCCATATGCTACACCCTTCGAACGGCATTATACCAGACTGTTTTCATGGATAAAATCCCTGTCTCAGCCGCAGTCAATACAGCGGTCAATGCAGCGAAAAAATTATCAAACACCGGGGCTGCGGGTTTTGTCAATGCCGTACTCAGAAAGGCAACCACCCGGTACATGGACGTTGCCATGCCCGACAGCAAGAAGGATCCGGCCCTGTTTATTTCAAAAAGCCAATCCATTCCCCTGTGGCTTTCCCGGCGATGGATACGACGGTTCGGCCTTGATGCATCCATCGCCCTCCTTGATGCCATCAACACCATCCCCCCCATCACCCTGAGGGCCAACACCCTTCGAACAGACAGGGCATCCCTTGCAACGGCCCTGGAACCCCATGTCGAAACCATTGTTCCCACATTTCACACCCCTGACGGCCTGTCTGTCACGCGGCCCAGAACCCCCCTGCACCTCACCACGGCGTTTAAAGAAGGGCTGTTCCAGGTCCAGGACGAAGCCACCCAGATCGTCACCACACTTCTTGCCCCACAGCCTGGTGAGAGAATCCTTGATGCCTGTGCAGGCCTTGGCGGGAAAACCGGGCACATGGGCCAGATCATGAACAACCAGGGCAAGATTGAGGCCTGGGATCTTGATGCTCGAAAACTTGCCGTCCTTGGCAATGAGATGAAACGGCTGGGCATTACCAATGTCACAACAAAACAGATGGATGCCCTGGACATTGATCCTGCAGAATGCAATACCCCCTTTGACAGGGTTCTGGTCGATGCACCGTGTACCGGCCTTGGGGTATTGAGGAGAAACCCGGACGCCCGTTGGCGCCGTACCCTGGGAGATATCAAACGTCTGGCTGATCTTCAGAAAAGAATCCTTAACAACCTTGCAGATCTTGTAAAACCCGGCGGGATACTCGTCTATGCCGTCTGCTCGTGCGAGCCCGAGGAAAATGAAGGGGTGATTGACTGGTTTTTAAATAACCAGAAGTCCTTCGCCCTTGTTCCACAATCCCATGACCTGGCGTCCCAGGATGGGATTTTCAAAACCTATCCCCACCCCCTTGGCATGGACGGTTTTTTTGCCGCAACCATGAAAAAAAACTAA
- the rpe gene encoding ribulose-phosphate 3-epimerase, with protein MAIIAPSILSADFTILGKEISAVEKAGADWIHIDVMDGSFVPNISYGPIIVDACKKVTTLPLDVHLMIEHPDHLIPDFVKAGADLISVHAEACTHLHRTVQLIQESKVKAGVAVNPATPLTCLEWIIEELDFVLLMSVNPGFGGQKFIQSTLDKIEQLAALIEETGSRAIIQVDGGVGPTTINGVAKAGATSFVAGSAIFSTPDYAQTITMLRQQAEVSAGA; from the coding sequence ATGGCAATCATTGCACCTTCCATACTGTCGGCTGACTTCACCATACTTGGAAAAGAGATTTCAGCCGTTGAAAAAGCCGGGGCTGACTGGATACACATCGACGTCATGGACGGCAGTTTCGTTCCAAACATAAGCTATGGGCCAATCATTGTGGATGCCTGCAAAAAGGTCACCACCCTGCCCCTGGATGTTCATCTCATGATCGAGCATCCAGACCACCTTATTCCCGATTTTGTCAAGGCAGGGGCAGACCTCATATCTGTCCATGCCGAGGCATGCACCCACCTGCACAGAACCGTACAGCTGATCCAGGAGTCAAAGGTCAAAGCCGGAGTGGCCGTAAATCCGGCAACCCCCCTTACCTGCCTTGAGTGGATCATTGAAGAGCTTGACTTTGTTCTGCTCATGAGCGTCAATCCAGGGTTTGGGGGCCAGAAGTTCATCCAGTCAACCCTTGACAAGATTGAGCAACTCGCCGCCCTGATCGAAGAGACCGGCTCCAGGGCCATCATCCAGGTGGACGGTGGTGTGGGACCGACCACCATCAATGGTGTGGCAAAGGCGGGGGCCACCTCGTTCGTGGCAGGATCCGCCATCTTTAGCACCCCTGATTATGCACAGACCATTACAATGCTTCGCCAACAGGCAGAAGTCTCAGCCGGAGCATAA